The DNA sequence GTGAGAGAAAAAATAGTAAAACCAATAATTATGTGTGATTGACGAATTACGGCCATAATCGGCCATTTTCGGTCACCACCATTACAAGCCGAGAAGGATGACAAGATACAAAAGCACAACAATTTTGGTCCGGTGGAGTCCATTTTCCCACAAATACACTTGCCTGCCAAAATATATGTAGATATACTTCAAATATGTAGTATTATTTTCCATTTAAGTAGTATCTTACGATTTTTTTTATGATCTTATGATTTGCGATCTTGCTAACCCCCTCTCGATCTTGCAAAACTAATTGAGTAGGATCTTCCGATCTTAGTTACGatcttatatttttttatcttaacCCCTCCCAATCTTATGCAAGATCCCGATTTTGATAACCTTGGACAGGATATAAACGTAATTGAACACCAGAAAATTGTGGTTTATGACATTCAAAATAGGGGTTAGATGACTAGTGACTTGCAACACCTTATTATATTCATTAACTATCGGCTGAACATAACCACATATTTTAACCATCAAAAAGGATAACAGAATATGATGTCAATTGTGTCAAAACATAATCTCTAAAATTAATCAAGTGATTTCGAAATCCAAAATATGCCTAAAAACGAAAGAGGGCAAAAAAGTTTCATATATGGGAACCCCAAGCTTGTTCCAGAGCTTGCAAGACATTTCTTACTACACGGCCCTGCCTGTTCTTTATACCTTCTCAACCACCAACTCACCTCATAACAATTATCAACAGCCAACTCATGAACATGCAAACTCAAAAGAAACATTTTTAAAACAGAAGAGAAACGCCAAATTTCCATGTAAGTAATTCCAAGTAGAAACAGCGATAAACAGATTGGCTTCTTTTCCCTTACttgtattacaaaaaaaaatagggATTTAACAGAATACTACTTGATCATCATCATATCAACCAATAAAAGGTTATTCAAACACTATCTCGGCATATAACTTGGTGACAATTTCTAGCAGAAGGGAACATCAAAGATTACCTTCCTCCATGGACCAGCTTTTGAGGACGGTCGGACTTGGCTGTCAGACTACAGGTGCAAAAGGTGAAATGAGAAAAAATGGACAAggaaaacaacacaaaaatattaataataagcaAGAAAATGATCAACTAATATACCTCatcaaacttttcaaaattcTGAGTATCTAATTCATCATTGACCTCGGGTATAAATGCAGCTTCAATGTGATATAGTTTATCCCATTCAACACCTTTGAAGAACCGATGAGCCTGAAGAGGAATTCAACACCGAGGTAAACTCAATAtccaaaatatataatataataaatctaataatttaaagaACAACACACCATACAACACCTTTATTTCATGTGCACCTTTTGATCCCAGCCTATTGTTGACATTACATAAAAGTCTACTAATAAGATCTTTGGCCTCTGGCGATAGCCCAGCTTCCTCAGGAAATTTCAAGTGAGTTTTCCAGTTCACTATCTGCAATAAAGCGAAACCAAGATAAAATATCACGCtctacaatttatatatatatatatatatatatatatatatatatatatatatatatatatatatatatatatatatatatgtatatatatatatatatgtgtatatatatatatatatatatatatatatatatgtatatatatatataaaaaatctgTGTTTGGTTTCTGTATCCATCTTTTCATACAttgtttttacttttaattacaaAAATATCACTTTGTTTTATCTATATTTACATTGTGCTCTTTGAAAACatgaaatttaataaaaataaggaGACATAAAACAGGAAAGGAAAATACCAGGCGGCCTCTAAATTATTATGTGTATAAGATTTGGTACTCTAAAGAGAAGGTTGCACTTTAAAGCATTGTCATTTTAATATTGATAATTCTCTATTTTTATGGTTGACATtaattttggtaaaactaacttggcGGCAACATGTTTAATCAAGATGTTCTAATATGCAGAGATACATGTTGAACAGGATATCCTATCATGGTGATTCGACATCGTGTCTACTGCAGCTGCGCAATTagctatttttaatatatatcatATTCAGAAGATTCTGAGAATATTTGTTATCCGATGTGGCGTCCAAGATTGAGGAATCAGAGATTCTGTTTGAATTTAAGGATATTAGGTTTTTCTAAATGTTGAGACATTTTAGGAACCtcttgattgaagacctatttttatgTAGAATATTCTGCAGATATTGTGCAACAGCCCAAATTGAATCTGTTGCGGCTTTTGAGCCTAAGCCCATGTTGTTTCTCTGGCTATAAAAAGGAAGTCTCTAAACCTAAGACCACGAGCCGCATATGTAAAAGTGTCAATTATTAGGGTTTCGTCTGTTTATTGTGAGCCACTCTTGTATCGTTTGATGCAGGTTGGACTAttagttgagttgtaattgtGAATCATTCATAAACTTTTAAGCAAGAGTGTATTATGTGTAATTGGAGTGTGTCTCCTCTTAGATTGTTATCGTTGCCATCATGAGTTGTGTGATTGAGGAGAAGTGAGAGGGGTCTCatatctaggtgagtcttaggtagaagttaaGCACGGGTAGTGATTAGGTGTGAAGgcggtaaaccagaggttgtttacataggaCTTCAGACTAATACTATTATAGTAGATTTCCTTCCTGCCTTGGTAGTCCCCAAatgtaggtgttgttgtacaccgaactggaATAACAACTCTGTGTGTTCTTTTACTTTCAGTATTCATTACTGTGTTTATGTTGTTCATTGTGATTTGATCTGATATCAATGCCTCGACATCTCTTAGGACGTCTGTTTATTGTGAGCCACTCTTGTATCGTTTGATGCAGGCTGGACTAttagttgagttgtaattgtGAATCATTCATAAACTTTTAAGCAAGAGTGTATTATGTGTAATTGGAGTGTGTCTCCTCTTAGATTGTTATCGTTGCCATCATGAGTTGTGTGATTGAGGAGAAGTGAGAGGGGTCTCatatctaggtgagtcttaggtagaagtttaGCACGGGTAGTGATTAGGTGTGAAGgcggtaaaccagaggttgtttacataggaCTTCAGACTAATACTATTATAGTAGATTTCCTTCCTGCCTTGGTAGTCCCCAAatgtaggtgttgttgtacaccgaatTGGAATAACAACTTTGTGTGTTCTTTTACTTTCAATATTCATTACTGTGTTTATGTTGTTCATTGTGATTTGATTTGATATCAATGCCTCGACATCTCTTAGGACATCTGATATTtgcataccagaatttcaaatatCCACAAGTCTAATAAAGTAGGATGAGGATCTAATCTGCACTTAATGGAAAGTGTACACCTAGCATTTAGGGAAGCTTAATTCAAGTTTacaattaaattttcaaaatacatCAGATGATGTATTAAAAAAATGTCATGCTAAACTTAAGTGGGAAATAGACTTAAGTGGGAAATAGGTGATGAGGTGAAAAAAGCTTTGGAGACAAGAGGAAAGAGAGACATTGTTATGTTTGAACTTATCTTGCAAACGCAGCCAATAAATAAAGGACTAGAGGAAGAGTTCTGCCAAAGGAACTAAGGACTAAAGGAAAAATACTTTCAGCCTTATCATCATCATATTTGATATGGCACCCACTTTCTTTTTTACATATAGCAATATGAGAGAACTTTTCATCTCAAATGTGATCCCTAGCATCATGTAGATCTAGGCCAGAGAAGTTGAGAACGCCGAACATGACAAGAGATTTAAAGCTGATTCTATCAACGAGTCAAAAAATCTAACCACCAATTTGATGTAGAATGATAGAATGTTAGAAACCACAAATAAAAAGAGGAGACAAACATCTTAgctgaaaattaaaaatcaaatgcaATAACTGCGAAGTGCAATGATCAATAGTAAGAGTGTACTGTAGAGGGTTAAACATCAGTAAATGTCAAACAACCGTAAGTTGGAAGAATCATTTGTATCAGAAAGATTACCTTCCTACATGTTGTCATTGGATCATCAGAATAAAAAGGAGGATATCCCACCAACATTTCATACATGATAGCGCCAAGTGACCACCTGTGAATTTCAAAACAACCATGGTTCTGTCAAATAAAACATTAACGCGAACCTTATTGGAGTTTATTCACAAGTCCATGTATATAGAGCAAAACCCAATATGTTGGATtgttttcaaaaaattgtataggaaacaaaaataaaaaggagGAATAAATCCCAAGCCCAAACAAATAATAAAGTGATAATAGGTTGGAATATACTGAAAATATATCACTCAGTTAGgaatgaaaagaagaataaaCTCAGATGATATGGTATACATGCGATAACATGCAGAAAACTCACCAATCACATTCCATTGCATACCCTTTCTTCAAAAGAACTTCTGGAGCAATATAATCCGGTGTACCAACAGTAGAATAAGCCTACAACATTTATGCATTCATAGTTACAAGCACGCACAGGAAAATGTAAAAGAAGGAACAGTATTTTAAACACATGGAGTAAAAGAAAGCTGTCTCCATACAGATACCCTCAACAATAGAAATCAGCCATTTATTTTTCTCTCGTTTTTCCTGTTTTTGGTTGGGTGGGTGGAGAGGGTTTAACAGGTACAGTGTGTAAGTACATTATTTCATTACTTGCTAGATCACGAGGAAAACACTACATCAATGTTTGCAATTACATTACAATCAATAAATAAGCAAGATTGAAACATAATAGCAGTGAACTTACAAGTGTCCTCCGGTTCTTTTGCCAGTTTTGAAGTTGTTCTTGTTGTGTGCGTTTTGGAGCAGAGCGTTCCTCATTCTGTGTAGACCCATTCGCATTCTGACCCATAGAAAAATCCTTTTCTTCAAGCGTACTACAATCTAATGGTTTACAAAGTCCAAAGTCAGACAGTCTCAAGTGTCCATATCTATCAAGCAATAAGTTGTCAGGCTTGATATCCCTGCAAAACAAAGTATTGTAAAGGTAAATTTATACTGTCCAGTGATCAAGTTTCCTTTATTTCAATCATACGGGCACACAGATAAATAAGACTAAATACATTAAACACTTTCCAGCATAGGATGATTTTGCTGCCAATCATGAAGCGTGCATGTTCTGGAAGTTAACTTAAAGTCATACAAATTAGAAGCTACCCTACAAAAAAATATACATACCTATGTATATAATTGTGCTTGTGTATAGATTCAATAGCCAGAACAGTTTCTCCAACATAAAATCTGGCTTCGTCTTCAGTCAATGTATCCTTTCTCATAAGTAAAGTCATCACATCTCCACCCGGTAAATACTccataataagataaagatactCATCATCCTGGAAAGAACAATAAAGTTTGACAATGCAATTGCTGTCAACCTCTGCGAGGACATTTCTTTCTGCTTTGACATGTTCAACCtgaaaaaattcacaaaagaggGGATAAGTATGAATCATTATGACTTTATTAAACTCAAGCATAAAAATTGCTACTCTCTTGAATAACATCATCCAGCAAAAACAAAAGACTTTAAACCTGGCCTCTGCGAAGCATCTCCGATTTCTTTAGCTTTTTCATTGCGAATACATGATCAGTAGTCTTCTCTCTGCAGACTCTAACCTGCAACAAATTCAAATTTTAGGAAGAGCCGAATGGTTTCAGACAAAGAGTTATAAaggaaaaatacaaaagaaaaacaaaatcagTTGGGGAGTTCTGGTAGCTTTACATAGAAAAATATAAGAATGAAATTGTGGTTCAAGAAAAAAGTGGATGTTTCAGTAAAATACAATCTACAGACTCTGTTCACGATGGGTGAGCTAGATGTATTTGGAGTTTTTGTAAAAAGGAGAATGGAGAAAATACACACTTTCCTTCATAATAATTTAAACCCCATTCCAACAAAGCAGTCCATAATATATTACAGAAGATGGAGTGACTCCTAGATCAATTGTAAGCTAAAATGTGAAATCCAATCGGAAATTGACTAGCATTAGGATGTTGGCAGTCTTGGCCATCTACTAAGTAAGTAGTAATGATGATCATCCCAAAATCCAAATTAATCTCATAAAACTATATTACCAAATCCATGGCTTGTATAGTGAAAAAAAATGAGATCCCTACAGAAAGTATTACAGAAACGTCATGAAAGCCTTAGGCTCCTTTGTAGCCCACATCACTGATTACAATTTACaatattttattatgtatatCTCTTTTCAAAATCACATCAACAGTCATATCAATATGCATTTGATGAATCAGGGGAACAAAAAATTGCATACTATATACCCAAAGTaccaaacagaaaaaaaaaatgatttttatgattgatGAACAGAGACACTATAATACAACCCGTAGTTACATTTCAACTTTATACATAAAGAAAGTAATCGTAAACCAGAAGAAGCAATCATATTCATCAATGATGTCATATTACTCATCACACACAATCATAACATACCTCTCCAAATGCACCTTTTCCGATCATAGTCAATAGCTCAAAATCATCAACACCCATCTTGGCCCTCTGAAGGCGCATATATTCAGTTTCCTTTTTCTCTAGAAATTTAAGCAAGTTGTTTTGATCCTCTTCAGACACATCCGCATCAGCCAACTTCTTTTCCAAGACAGTCCGACTGTTGCAAGCAAGTAAGGTGTTATAAAATTTTAAGACATATTAGTAAAAGCAACTACTAACACAGTGCACGTTTACAttccagaaagaaaaaaaaaaaacattttaacttCCATCAACTTTATCATGCTTTGCCCAAACCATGTGGGAGGAAAGAGGCCATATTTATCACTTTAATCATCTCATGGTGCACCTCAACAAAAATTAAGAGAGTAATTCATCTTTTACAATATTACATTTCAAGACTTGAATATACagaaaatattacatactatttgGGGTTGTGTAATTGTAAGTAACTTGCAGTAACTTATACTACCTCCGTCCATAAATATAAAACCATCAAGAGAATTTTTCTTTTCAGACCCTCTTCAAATTTTGAACGACATTAACTATTTCTTAAAACACTCCCcaatttattttacattttttctGCAATCAACATAAATAGCGGCCTGGATTAGTGACCCTCCGCTATTTGATGTTTAGCGGGTAGCAGGAGCGGGGCGCTTCCCGAACTGAGCGGGTTTGAACTGTTTTGAACACCAGATTTAtccttaaaataaataaatcttgtTTGATTTTACATCTGCTTTTTCATTACCTGTTTTTTGTACGTAATAGTCATCgattcctcttcttcctcttttatTTGTTTGGTTTTACATTCAATATATGTTTTATAGATTATTCATATAATTAgtctaaaaaataattataaataagacTCAGAGGGAGAGGATACAAATAGAAGGCATTGGGTTCTCCAAGCTTCCCCCTTCTAATGGGATTTTTTTCCCTTGAAGGCAGGTGACCATCATGACTCGTGATTTCCGATAATATAAAAAAACTGAGTATCATCTATCATAACCATAGATAAAATAAATCATACCGCTCCTTCCTCTCGTGAAGATTCTTCATTTGCTCCTTGTAGTGATTTTCAATATATTGCTTTGCCGCTGCAACCTTCTGTTTGGTGACATCAGAAAGAGCTCCTTCATCCACAGGTGTAATCAAATCACCATTTCCATCTCCGTCCCTCTTCTTGACCTTCGTTTTATCACGAGGCTGCAACTTCTGAAGCCAACTCCTCGCCGAATCCATTTCCTTCTCTCAAAAATTAAAACCCTTCCCTGTTCCTTCTATACATATTCAAATTCCAAACCCCTAAAAAAATCCGATTACCAATAAATATCATCAATAACATATTTACATTTTGGTTTCACAAAACCCCTATGAAAAattgataattaataaaaaataaaaaacgtaCCTCATGTTCTATGCTTCGGGCATTTCGTAAATCGAAGAAAGGGAATTTAGGGATTCGGAATGGAGAGAATTGCGATTGTAGAGGAAACTGGGAATTCCGAATAGCGATTAATAAATAGTAGTTGTGTTGATATGAAGAAGATGATAAAACCCTAGAGATAGAGAAAGAGATGGGATTTGGGAATAGAATGGCGAATGAGAAATGAAAAGGTGTCGCTCGTCCAGTGAGATTGTGCGCGTGATTTTCTGTGCGATGCTCTTCCCTTTTCTTTCTGCTGTGTTTCTATCGTAAT is a window from the Vicia villosa cultivar HV-30 ecotype Madison, WI unplaced genomic scaffold, Vvil1.0 ctg.002484F_1_1, whole genome shotgun sequence genome containing:
- the LOC131638916 gene encoding uncharacterized protein LOC131638916; this encodes MDSARSWLQKLQPRDKTKVKKRDGDGNGDLITPVDEGALSDVTKQKVAAAKQYIENHYKEQMKNLHERKERRTVLEKKLADADVSEEDQNNLLKFLEKKETEYMRLQRAKMGVDDFELLTMIGKGAFGEVRVCREKTTDHVFAMKKLKKSEMLRRGQVEHVKAERNVLAEVDSNCIVKLYCSFQDDEYLYLIMEYLPGGDVMTLLMRKDTLTEDEARFYVGETVLAIESIHKHNYIHRDIKPDNLLLDRYGHLRLSDFGLCKPLDCSTLEEKDFSMGQNANGSTQNEERSAPKRTQQEQLQNWQKNRRTLAYSTVGTPDYIAPEVLLKKGYAMECDWWSLGAIMYEMLVGYPPFYSDDPMTTCRKIVNWKTHLKFPEEAGLSPEAKDLISRLLCNVNNRLGSKGAHEIKAHRFFKGVEWDKLYHIEAAFIPEVNDELDTQNFEKFDESDSQVRPSSKAGPWRKMLSSKDLNFVGYTYKNFEIVNDYQVPGMVELKKKPSKLKRPSIKSLFDSDSDSTSTEVSDKSPNDRSVQGSFLNLLPPRLGASHSERSLSHKS